A single window of bacterium DNA harbors:
- the der gene encoding ribosome biogenesis GTPase Der, protein MNKPIVAIVGRPNVGKSTLFNRIIGGRKAIVMDQPGVTRDRHYGESDWAGRDFILIDTGGYVPESDDVFERAIREQVRISIEEAAVIVFLVDGQEGLYPIDMELANMLRKSNKKVVLAVNKIDSQKYALNHTEFYSLGLGDPQSVSAISGRSTGDLLDIIVEGFPPPVEEEEEEHLQLAIIGRPNVGKSSITNALLGRERSIVTDVPGTTRDAIDSRLDYKGKRITLVDTAGLRRKSKVRENVEFFSTLRTIKSIQRCDVALCLLDGSEGMTHQDIDVLSEAVRFNKGVVIVVNKWDLVEKDHRTADLITKDIYARVKMFDYIPVIFVSAMTQQRVFKALDLCLEVYEERNKRIPTSELNDRILEILRATPPPATPTGKQVKIRYATQVRESPPVIVLFANEPKYIPESYRRFVTRQIRGIWTFKGVPLTVQFRKTTPE, encoded by the coding sequence ATGAACAAACCCATTGTGGCCATCGTGGGACGCCCGAATGTCGGGAAGTCCACCCTCTTCAACCGCATCATCGGGGGACGCAAGGCCATTGTCATGGACCAGCCGGGCGTAACGCGTGACCGCCACTATGGCGAATCCGACTGGGCGGGACGCGATTTCATTCTGATTGATACCGGTGGGTATGTTCCCGAATCAGACGATGTATTCGAGCGTGCCATCCGTGAGCAGGTGCGCATCTCCATCGAGGAAGCCGCCGTGATTGTATTTCTCGTCGATGGACAGGAAGGGCTGTATCCCATCGACATGGAACTGGCGAACATGCTTCGCAAGAGCAACAAGAAAGTCGTCCTCGCAGTCAATAAGATTGACAGTCAGAAGTACGCGCTGAATCATACTGAGTTTTATTCCCTCGGATTGGGAGACCCGCAGTCCGTGAGCGCGATCAGCGGACGCAGCACGGGCGATCTGCTCGACATCATTGTCGAGGGCTTCCCTCCTCCCGTTGAGGAGGAGGAGGAGGAACATCTTCAGCTCGCCATCATCGGGCGGCCCAATGTCGGGAAATCGTCCATCACCAACGCTCTGCTCGGCAGGGAACGCTCCATTGTAACCGACGTGCCGGGTACCACGCGCGATGCGATCGATTCCCGACTTGACTACAAGGGGAAGCGCATCACACTTGTCGATACGGCCGGACTGCGCCGGAAGAGCAAGGTGCGGGAGAACGTGGAGTTTTTCTCCACCCTGCGTACCATCAAAAGCATTCAACGCTGCGATGTCGCCCTCTGTCTGCTCGATGGGTCGGAAGGAATGACGCATCAGGACATTGACGTTCTGAGCGAAGCCGTCCGCTTCAACAAGGGTGTCGTCATCGTGGTCAACAAATGGGACCTGGTGGAAAAGGATCACCGCACCGCCGATCTGATCACGAAAGACATCTATGCCCGTGTGAAGATGTTCGATTACATCCCGGTGATTTTCGTTTCCGCAATGACGCAGCAGCGCGTGTTCAAAGCTTTGGACCTCTGCCTCGAGGTTTACGAGGAACGCAACAAGCGCATCCCAACCTCAGAGCTGAATGATCGCATTCTGGAGATCCTCCGGGCGACACCTCCCCCGGCAACACCAACCGGGAAGCAGGTAAAAATCCGCTACGCCACGCAGGTCCGTGAATCTCCCCCTGTCATCGTGCTGTTTGCCAACGAGCCGAAATACATCCCGGAGAGCTACAGGCGCTTCGTAACACGGCAGATTCGCGGAATCTGGACATTCAAAGGGGTTCCACTCACGGTGCAATTCCGCAAGACCACACCGGAATAA